A section of the Deinococcus taeanensis genome encodes:
- a CDS encoding SIR2 family NAD-dependent protein deacylase, whose product MNLTAARNALRSASRVAVLTGAGVSAESGIPTFRDAQTGHWARFRPEDLASPDAYERDPEMVWAWYAGRYQDVLRAQPNAAHHLLTQLEQRKRAGFFLATQNVDGLHHRAGSGTHGGQLVELHGNLISGRDEVTGEIFPLPAPEVLATPPSSPRGHRMRPNVVWFGEFLPEAALTAAQDAFATADVALVIGTSGAVYPAAGLALETLQRGGTVIEVNPTESDLSAYMTFAVRDVATRGLAALLEQEA is encoded by the coding sequence ATGAACCTGACTGCTGCCCGTAACGCCCTGCGCTCCGCCTCACGCGTGGCCGTGCTGACCGGCGCAGGCGTCAGCGCTGAGAGCGGCATCCCGACCTTCCGGGACGCGCAGACCGGGCACTGGGCGCGGTTCCGCCCGGAGGACCTCGCCAGTCCGGACGCCTACGAGCGCGACCCCGAGATGGTCTGGGCGTGGTACGCAGGCCGGTACCAGGACGTGCTGCGCGCCCAGCCGAACGCCGCACACCACCTGCTCACGCAGCTCGAACAGCGCAAACGCGCGGGGTTCTTCCTCGCCACACAGAACGTGGACGGCCTGCACCACCGCGCCGGCAGCGGCACGCACGGGGGGCAGCTCGTGGAACTGCACGGCAACCTCATCTCCGGCCGGGACGAGGTGACCGGCGAAATCTTCCCCCTGCCCGCCCCGGAGGTTCTGGCCACGCCGCCCAGCTCGCCGCGCGGGCACCGCATGCGGCCGAACGTCGTCTGGTTCGGGGAGTTCCTGCCTGAAGCGGCCCTGACAGCCGCGCAGGACGCCTTTGCCACGGCGGACGTGGCCCTGGTGATCGGCACGAGCGGCGCCGTGTACCCCGCCGCCGGGCTCGCCCTGGAGACCCTGCAGCGCGGCGGGACTGTCATCGAGGTCAACCCCACGGAGTCAGACCTCAGCGCGTACATGACCTTCGCCGTGCGGGACGTCGCCACCCGGGGCCTTGCGGCGCTGCTGGAGCAGGAGGCGTAG
- a CDS encoding RNA 2'-phosphotransferase — MTDSTLSRRLAYLLRHAPHEAGLTLGPGGWVPLGPILTHLRVSREAVEQVVADNDKQRFSLTGTQIRANQGHSVPVDLQLEPLTPPEMLYHGTHAGALAAIRTGGLRPMRRHHVHLSSDPGTARLVGARRGAPVILTVLAAALHAAGHIFSRSENGVWLTGHVPPEFIRESGTGERCIPAAGPYEKTPCSAAPSAAEDGP; from the coding sequence ATGACCGACTCCACTCTGTCCAGACGGCTCGCGTACCTGCTGCGCCACGCTCCGCACGAGGCGGGCCTGACTCTCGGCCCGGGGGGCTGGGTGCCGCTTGGGCCGATCCTGACGCACCTGCGCGTTTCCCGGGAGGCGGTGGAGCAGGTCGTGGCCGACAATGACAAGCAGCGGTTCAGCCTGACCGGCACCCAGATCCGCGCCAACCAGGGTCACAGCGTGCCGGTGGACCTTCAGCTTGAGCCCCTCACCCCGCCCGAAATGCTGTACCACGGCACGCACGCCGGGGCTTTGGCGGCCATCCGGACCGGGGGCCTGCGGCCCATGAGGCGCCACCACGTGCACCTTTCATCCGACCCGGGCACGGCCCGGCTGGTGGGCGCGCGCCGCGGGGCACCCGTGATCCTGACCGTGCTGGCCGCCGCCCTGCACGCCGCGGGGCACATCTTCTCCCGCAGTGAGAACGGCGTCTGGCTGACCGGTCATGTCCCGCCTGAATTCATTCGCGAGTCAGGCACGGGTGAGCGCTGCATACCGGCCGCCGGGCCGTACGAGAAAACACCGTGCAGCGCGGCGCCCAGCGCAGCGGAGGACGGGCCTTGA
- a CDS encoding carboxypeptidase M32: MTQHETWVALQAHWQELADLGGIGALLGWDQSTYLPRAGAAGRARQRALLSGLRHARGTDAGYGRLLDEAQQLTLGPVEARMLALARRDFERATRLPGAFVREVSQHAGESYAAWVEARPANDWARMVPLLERTLELSVRGASFFPEFASPMDYFIDQSDEGMTAGQVDEVFAQLRAALVPLVDATAQAPAPRTDFLARDYPVDVQLQLGEEIARAYGYDFTAGRQDLTAHPFMTRLGGQDVRITTRVRVDDPTDALYSTLHEAGHAMYEQGVDASLLGTPLGGGVSAGVHESQSRLWENLVGRSRAFWAAFFGRFRDAFPAQLADVTEEEMFRAVNVVRRSLIRTDADELTYNLHVITRYELERQLLDGRLAVADLADAWHAAYEANLGVRAPSDVDGALQDVHWFSGSIGGAFQGYTLGNVLSAQFYAAAQAAHPGLEGDLARGEFGRLHGWLREHVYAPGRTFTPNGLLERATGQGMTPQPYVAYLRGKYEALYGLK, encoded by the coding sequence ATGACGCAGCACGAGACGTGGGTGGCCCTGCAGGCGCACTGGCAGGAACTGGCAGACCTGGGGGGCATCGGCGCGCTGCTGGGGTGGGATCAGAGCACGTACCTGCCGCGGGCCGGCGCGGCGGGCCGGGCGCGGCAGCGGGCCCTGCTGTCGGGCCTGCGCCACGCGCGGGGCACCGACGCCGGGTACGGGCGCCTGCTGGACGAGGCGCAGCAGCTGACGCTGGGGCCGGTGGAGGCGCGGATGCTGGCGCTGGCACGCCGGGACTTCGAGCGGGCCACGCGGCTGCCCGGCGCGTTCGTGCGGGAGGTGTCCCAGCATGCCGGGGAGAGTTATGCGGCGTGGGTGGAGGCGCGCCCCGCGAACGACTGGGCGCGGATGGTGCCGCTGCTGGAACGGACGCTGGAGCTGAGCGTGCGGGGCGCGTCGTTCTTCCCGGAATTCGCGTCGCCGATGGATTACTTCATCGACCAGTCCGATGAGGGCATGACCGCCGGGCAGGTGGACGAGGTGTTCGCGCAGCTGCGGGCCGCCCTGGTCCCCCTGGTGGACGCCACCGCGCAGGCGCCGGCCCCCCGCACGGATTTCCTCGCGCGGGACTACCCGGTGGACGTGCAGTTGCAACTGGGCGAGGAGATCGCCCGGGCGTACGGGTACGACTTCACGGCGGGCCGGCAGGACCTGACGGCGCACCCGTTCATGACACGACTGGGCGGGCAGGACGTGCGGATCACCACGCGGGTCCGGGTGGATGACCCCACGGACGCCCTGTACTCCACGCTGCACGAGGCCGGGCACGCCATGTACGAGCAGGGCGTCGATGCCAGCCTGCTGGGCACGCCGCTGGGCGGCGGCGTGAGCGCCGGGGTGCATGAGAGCCAGTCGCGGCTGTGGGAGAACCTGGTGGGCCGCTCGCGGGCGTTCTGGGCGGCGTTTTTCGGGCGGTTCCGGGACGCGTTCCCGGCGCAGCTTGCGGACGTGACCGAGGAGGAGATGTTCCGGGCGGTGAACGTCGTGCGCCGCAGCCTGATCCGCACGGACGCCGATGAGCTGACGTACAACCTGCACGTCATCACGCGCTACGAGCTCGAACGGCAGCTGCTGGACGGCCGGCTGGCGGTGGCAGACCTGGCCGACGCATGGCACGCGGCGTACGAGGCGAACCTGGGCGTGCGCGCCCCGAGTGACGTGGACGGCGCGCTGCAGGACGTGCACTGGTTCAGCGGTTCGATTGGCGGGGCCTTCCAGGGGTACACGCTGGGGAACGTCCTGAGCGCGCAGTTCTACGCCGCGGCCCAGGCGGCCCATCCGGGCCTGGAGGGCGACCTTGCGCGCGGGGAGTTCGGGCGGCTGCACGGGTGGCTGCGTGAGCACGTGTACGCGCCGGGGCGGACCTTCACCCCGAACGGGTTGCTGGAACGCGCCACCGGGCAGGGCATGACGCCGCAACCGTATGTGGCGTACCTGCGCGGGAAGTACGAGGCGCTGTATGGGCTGAAGTAG
- a CDS encoding RidA family protein: protein MKEIIQTPAAPAAIGPYSQAAVFGNLVITSGQIPLLPDGTLITGGITEQTEQVIANLKAVLAAAGTDLARVVKTTVFLADMNEFGAMNAVYETHFPAPYPARSTVQVARLPRDVRVEIEVIAERH from the coding sequence ATGAAAGAGATCATCCAGACACCCGCCGCGCCCGCCGCCATTGGCCCCTACAGTCAGGCGGCCGTGTTCGGGAACCTTGTCATCACCAGCGGCCAGATTCCCCTGCTGCCCGACGGAACGCTGATCACCGGCGGCATCACCGAGCAGACCGAACAGGTGATCGCCAACCTGAAAGCCGTGCTGGCCGCTGCGGGCACCGACCTCGCCCGCGTCGTAAAAACCACCGTGTTCCTCGCCGACATGAACGAGTTCGGTGCCATGAACGCCGTATACGAGACGCACTTTCCGGCCCCCTACCCTGCGCGCAGCACCGTTCAGGTCGCCCGTCTGCCCCGCGACGTCCGCGTGGAAATCGAAGTGATCGCCGAACGCCACTGA
- a CDS encoding PP2C family protein-serine/threonine phosphatase, whose translation MRAPATPSLTSGLLTDVGRQRQGGVNQDAALALDLPQGGLYAVADGMGGHAAGELAANLALDALSQTYLDGRGVAPARLAEAVQAANLAVLRHAVGEYVGMGTTLLAVLIDRGALLVAHVGDSRAYLMRDGALHRLTEDHSWVAEQVRLGHMTEAEARDHQWRSVVSNALGGEERVRLELFGLPAAAGDRLLLCSDGLSSVVTDQELLALLARPLTPDNTARLLVNAANDAGGPDNITALIVDIHRAARLPSYALPPRREDGPLYVDVLLSTQRGNSLTTYLLLMVAYFTLLGIMLVPERRALLGLAGTTLLLGLLIVQRVQLRRQQTNPLHQPSATLPLPPGATPPEASISHPR comes from the coding sequence ATGCGCGCCCCCGCGACGCCCTCCCTGACGTCGGGTCTGTTGACCGATGTGGGTCGTCAGCGTCAGGGCGGCGTGAACCAGGACGCCGCCCTCGCACTGGATCTCCCCCAGGGTGGGCTGTACGCCGTGGCCGACGGCATGGGCGGCCACGCCGCCGGGGAACTCGCCGCAAACCTCGCTCTGGACGCCCTCAGCCAGACTTACCTGGACGGGCGGGGCGTGGCCCCCGCCCGGCTCGCCGAGGCGGTGCAGGCCGCGAATCTCGCTGTGCTGCGTCACGCAGTCGGCGAGTACGTCGGCATGGGCACCACCCTCCTCGCCGTCCTGATCGACCGGGGCGCGCTGCTCGTGGCGCACGTCGGCGATTCCCGCGCGTACCTGATGCGCGACGGCGCCCTGCACCGCCTCACCGAGGACCACTCCTGGGTGGCCGAACAGGTCCGCCTGGGCCACATGACCGAAGCCGAAGCGCGCGATCACCAGTGGCGCAGCGTGGTCAGCAATGCCCTGGGCGGTGAGGAACGCGTCCGGCTGGAACTGTTCGGCCTGCCGGCCGCGGCAGGCGACCGCCTGCTGCTGTGCAGTGACGGCCTCAGCAGCGTGGTCACCGACCAGGAACTCCTGGCCCTGCTGGCCCGTCCCCTCACGCCGGACAACACGGCGCGGCTGCTCGTGAACGCCGCCAACGACGCCGGCGGTCCCGACAACATCACCGCTCTGATCGTCGATATTCACCGCGCCGCCCGCCTGCCCAGCTACGCCCTCCCGCCCCGCCGCGAGGACGGCCCGCTGTACGTCGACGTGCTGCTCAGCACCCAGCGCGGCAACAGCCTCACCACCTACCTGCTGCTGATGGTCGCCTACTTCACGCTGCTGGGCATCATGCTGGTTCCTGAACGCCGCGCCCTGCTCGGCCTGGCCGGCACCACCCTGCTGCTCGGACTGCTGATCGTTCAGCGCGTCCAACTGCGCCGCCAGCAGACCAATCCCCTGCACCAGCCCAGCGCCACCCTGCCCCTGCCCCCCGGCGCCACCCCACCGGAAGCGTCCATCAGCCACCCCCGCTGA
- a CDS encoding HD domain-containing phosphohydrolase: MPVWDPTFSRPDHDHATRPPGDWAQALREAEQAEQAARAAGEDLRVARALLRRGQALNQLDQPHAALHALLEGVGFTGTIPALQAALWREAARAQLNLACDTDAQDYLSLALRLARDAGDHALELDLLDDIAHVQAMQGDLSAARHTLHASARLRRALPHQPGLTSTLVRLTQAELDSQPVPLSAAQQQRRRTDLLAAAHDPQTPAALQGDLWAALARLALLHPDPAAAQQAAQEALKHLTAPRATLRVHADLARAEQALGEGQAALKRLNILLRQAPPLHLLAEHAQLHLVACELCESLGEHVQALAHHRAYHALDAQRRDTHQHERMRAAQARLHLNVTRHEAHLNRVRGDELETLVESRTAELRRSHRAVVDLLASAAEFRDAPLGPHTRWVGDATTAVALELGCEPLHAQELGLAARLHDVGKIGIPDAILLKDGPLTAQERRVIGTHTTLGANLLTQPGATDGGPLLRLAAQIALSHHECWNGTGYPNGLSGSAIPLGGRIVRVVDAFDALVSERPYKPAWDDADALAYLHQHAGTLFDPAAVQAFTALHDSGRLPLRTPDRDPHVA, encoded by the coding sequence ATGCCTGTGTGGGACCCCACCTTCAGTCGCCCGGACCACGACCACGCCACCCGCCCGCCCGGGGACTGGGCACAGGCGCTGCGCGAGGCCGAGCAGGCCGAACAGGCCGCCCGCGCCGCCGGGGAGGACCTGCGGGTGGCCCGGGCGCTGCTGCGCCGCGGGCAGGCCCTGAACCAGCTTGATCAGCCGCACGCGGCGCTGCACGCCCTGCTGGAAGGGGTGGGCTTCACAGGCACCATACCCGCCCTGCAGGCGGCCCTGTGGCGCGAAGCGGCCCGCGCGCAGCTGAATCTCGCCTGCGATACCGACGCGCAGGACTACCTCTCGCTCGCGCTGCGCCTGGCCCGGGACGCCGGCGATCACGCCCTGGAACTGGACCTGCTGGACGACATCGCGCATGTGCAGGCCATGCAGGGGGACCTGAGTGCCGCACGCCACACCCTGCATGCCAGCGCCCGTCTGCGCCGCGCCCTGCCGCACCAGCCCGGCCTGACCTCCACGCTGGTGCGCCTCACGCAGGCGGAGCTCGACTCGCAACCCGTGCCGCTCAGCGCCGCGCAGCAGCAGCGGCGCCGCACCGACCTGTTGGCTGCTGCCCACGATCCGCAGACGCCCGCAGCGCTTCAGGGCGACCTGTGGGCGGCCCTGGCCCGGCTGGCGCTGCTGCACCCTGATCCGGCCGCTGCGCAGCAGGCCGCGCAGGAAGCCCTGAAGCACCTCACCGCTCCGCGAGCGACGCTGCGCGTGCACGCCGACCTGGCGCGGGCCGAACAGGCCCTCGGAGAGGGGCAGGCCGCTCTGAAACGCCTGAACATCCTGCTGCGTCAGGCGCCGCCCCTGCACCTGCTGGCCGAGCACGCCCAGCTGCACCTTGTCGCCTGCGAGCTGTGCGAGAGCCTGGGCGAGCACGTGCAGGCGCTCGCGCATCACCGGGCGTACCACGCGCTCGACGCCCAGCGGCGCGACACGCACCAGCATGAACGCATGCGTGCCGCGCAGGCCCGGCTGCACCTGAACGTCACCCGGCACGAGGCGCACCTGAACCGCGTGCGCGGCGATGAACTGGAAACCCTGGTCGAGTCCCGCACCGCCGAACTGCGCCGCAGTCACCGCGCTGTCGTCGACCTGCTTGCCAGCGCCGCCGAGTTCCGTGACGCGCCGCTGGGCCCCCACACCCGCTGGGTGGGGGACGCCACGACCGCCGTGGCCCTGGAACTCGGCTGTGAGCCGCTGCACGCCCAGGAGCTCGGCCTGGCCGCCCGGCTGCATGACGTAGGCAAGATCGGCATTCCCGACGCCATCCTGCTCAAGGACGGTCCCCTGACCGCCCAGGAGCGCCGCGTGATCGGCACGCACACCACCCTGGGTGCCAACCTGCTCACCCAGCCCGGCGCGACCGACGGCGGGCCACTGCTGCGCCTCGCGGCGCAGATCGCCCTGTCCCACCACGAATGCTGGAACGGCACCGGCTACCCCAACGGTCTCAGCGGTTCCGCCATTCCGCTGGGCGGCCGCATCGTGCGCGTCGTTGACGCCTTCGACGCTCTGGTCAGCGAACGTCCCTACAAGCCCGCCTGGGACGATGCCGACGCCCTGGCCTACCTGCACCAGCATGCCGGGACCCTGTTCGACCCGGCGGCCGTGCAGGCCTTCACGGCGCTGCACGACAGCGGCCGCCTTCCCCTGCGCACGCCCGACCGCGACCCGCACGTGGCCTAG
- a CDS encoding methylglyoxal synthase, protein MTAQDPRRQVALIAHDKKKLELALFALSHRDVLGQFHLVATGTTGGILEKQTGLTVERVLSGPLGGDQQIGARLAEERVLAVFFFRDPLTAQPHEPDVSALVRLCDVHDIPLATNPASAQALMLWLRDQLPR, encoded by the coding sequence ATGACCGCCCAGGATCCCCGACGTCAGGTGGCACTCATCGCCCACGACAAGAAAAAGCTGGAACTGGCCCTGTTCGCCCTGAGTCACCGGGACGTGCTGGGCCAGTTTCATCTGGTCGCCACCGGAACCACCGGCGGCATCCTGGAAAAGCAGACCGGACTCACAGTTGAACGCGTGCTGTCCGGTCCGCTGGGCGGTGACCAGCAGATCGGCGCGCGCCTCGCGGAAGAGCGCGTGCTGGCCGTGTTCTTCTTCCGCGACCCGCTGACCGCGCAGCCGCACGAACCCGACGTAAGCGCCCTCGTGCGCCTGTGCGACGTGCACGACATTCCCCTGGCGACCAATCCCGCCAGCGCCCAGGCACTGATGCTGTGGCTGCGTGACCAGCTGCCCCGCTGA
- a CDS encoding DUF1206 domain-containing protein, producing the protein MAELKDIGRTATSSLKHGVHDAQQAASQATSHAAPWLEALARFGYASKGAVYGTVGFLALSVALGRGGATTDTQGALLRLQDLPAGPLLMWLLTLGLIGYALWQLIRAAFDPEGQGHQAKGVIKRSGYALSGAANVGLALFTARLATLGTATRQQNSEDRVASTILDLPGGQLLLALGGLALLAVAANQLYSAYGAKFMKRMAFTDVSGRPRDALVRIGQVGITSRGILMVIIGVFALLAAWHRNATETVGISEALTWLRTQPAGNLLLGAVALGTLCYGVWCVVQARYRRIRIEDSAAG; encoded by the coding sequence ATGGCAGAGCTCAAAGACATCGGGCGCACCGCGACCAGCAGCCTGAAACACGGCGTGCACGACGCTCAGCAGGCCGCGTCTCAGGCCACGAGTCACGCCGCGCCGTGGCTGGAGGCCCTGGCACGCTTCGGGTACGCCAGCAAGGGCGCAGTGTACGGCACGGTGGGGTTCCTGGCCCTGAGCGTCGCGCTGGGCCGCGGCGGCGCCACCACCGACACCCAGGGCGCCCTGCTGCGGCTGCAGGACCTCCCGGCGGGGCCGCTCCTGATGTGGTTGCTCACGTTGGGGCTGATCGGGTACGCGCTGTGGCAGCTGATCCGCGCCGCCTTCGACCCGGAAGGCCAGGGCCATCAGGCCAAGGGCGTCATCAAACGCAGCGGGTACGCGCTGAGCGGCGCAGCGAACGTGGGCCTCGCGCTGTTCACCGCCCGGCTCGCCACGCTGGGCACCGCAACCCGGCAGCAGAACAGTGAGGACCGCGTCGCCAGCACCATCCTGGACCTGCCAGGAGGGCAGCTGCTGCTGGCGCTGGGCGGGCTGGCGTTGCTGGCCGTGGCGGCCAATCAGCTGTACAGCGCGTACGGCGCAAAGTTCATGAAACGCATGGCGTTCACGGACGTCAGTGGCCGCCCCCGCGACGCGCTGGTGCGGATCGGCCAGGTGGGCATCACCTCACGCGGCATTCTCATGGTGATCATCGGTGTGTTCGCGCTGCTGGCCGCGTGGCACCGCAACGCCACCGAAACGGTCGGCATCAGCGAGGCCCTCACCTGGCTGCGCACGCAGCCCGCCGGGAACCTTTTGCTCGGCGCCGTGGCGCTGGGGACCCTGTGCTACGGCGTGTGGTGCGTGGTGCAGGCCCGCTACCGCCGCATCCGCATTGAGGACAGCGCCGCAGGCTGA
- a CDS encoding YbjN domain-containing protein, whose protein sequence is MTRRLLAASLTLSLTAPALAGGAAAPAGAQVQPATPAALLSALKEAGYRVTMNPTEADGEPSMTIVSGEHKISVWLSGCKNNVCSRVTASTSWDYSDQDDALDTEVVNDWNGNYYTQAYIYEGAYYLDSTMPVRGGYTKATLKAWMTDYLEDVKSFEGELPES, encoded by the coding sequence ATGACCCGACGCCTGCTGGCCGCTTCCCTGACGCTGTCCCTCACCGCGCCTGCTCTCGCCGGTGGCGCCGCTGCTCCTGCAGGCGCGCAGGTGCAGCCCGCCACCCCCGCCGCTCTTCTGAGCGCCCTGAAGGAGGCCGGGTACCGCGTCACCATGAACCCCACCGAAGCGGACGGCGAACCCAGCATGACCATCGTCTCCGGCGAGCACAAAATCAGCGTGTGGCTCAGCGGCTGCAAGAACAATGTGTGCAGCCGCGTCACGGCCAGCACCTCCTGGGACTACAGCGACCAGGACGACGCCCTGGACACCGAGGTGGTCAACGACTGGAACGGCAACTACTACACCCAGGCCTACATCTACGAGGGCGCGTACTACCTGGACTCCACCATGCCGGTGCGCGGCGGGTACACCAAGGCCACCTTGAAAGCCTGGATGACCGATTACCTCGAGGACGTCAAATCCTTCGAGGGCGAACTGCCCGAAAGCTGA
- a CDS encoding bifunctional nicotinamide-nucleotide adenylyltransferase/Nudix hydroxylase gives MTSPAPTSTPRRKRTFGVYIGRFEPPHTAHRDVMLEALQSVQKLIVVIGSARAARNIKNPFTAEERQDLISGMLHAAGIPRTRLLFVHVRDYFYNETLWLSEVQAGVQTHTRGSTDIALIGHIKDESSYYLRSFPAWEFIPTHVVSSLSATDVRHAYFEDRLDDVRGMVPPAVHDFLDRFRQSTDFRELQEEYRFIRQYRAAWKDAPHPPIFVTTDAVITRSGHVLLVRRGGLPGRGRLAMPGGFLEQHETLLDCCVREVHEETGLGPGLDLRSALRAQAVFDYPDRSLRGRTITHAYHFDLGIGQLPLLSSGSDASDAFWMPLSDVLARPELFFEDHHAIIEHFVMRG, from the coding sequence ATGACCTCGCCTGCCCCGACCTCCACCCCGCGCCGCAAACGCACCTTCGGGGTGTACATCGGCCGGTTCGAACCCCCACACACCGCCCACCGCGACGTGATGCTCGAAGCCCTCCAGAGCGTTCAGAAACTCATCGTCGTGATCGGCAGCGCCCGCGCCGCCCGCAACATCAAGAACCCGTTCACTGCCGAGGAACGCCAGGACCTCATCAGCGGCATGCTGCACGCCGCCGGCATCCCCCGCACCCGGCTGCTGTTCGTGCACGTCCGCGACTACTTCTACAACGAGACCCTCTGGCTCAGCGAAGTGCAGGCCGGCGTGCAGACCCATACCCGCGGCAGCACCGACATCGCCCTGATCGGCCACATCAAGGACGAAAGCAGCTATTACCTGCGCTCCTTCCCCGCCTGGGAATTCATTCCCACCCACGTCGTCAGCTCCCTGAGCGCCACCGACGTCCGCCACGCCTACTTTGAAGACCGCCTCGACGACGTGCGCGGCATGGTCCCCCCCGCTGTACATGACTTCCTCGACCGCTTCCGCCAGAGCACAGACTTCCGCGAACTGCAGGAGGAATACCGCTTCATCCGCCAGTACCGCGCCGCCTGGAAGGACGCCCCTCACCCCCCCATCTTCGTGACCACCGACGCCGTCATCACCCGCAGCGGGCACGTTCTCCTCGTGCGGCGCGGCGGACTGCCCGGCCGCGGGCGACTGGCCATGCCCGGCGGCTTCCTCGAGCAGCACGAAACCCTTCTTGACTGCTGCGTCCGTGAAGTCCACGAGGAGACCGGCCTCGGTCCGGGCCTGGATCTGCGCAGCGCCCTGCGTGCCCAGGCGGTCTTTGACTACCCTGACCGCAGCCTGCGCGGGCGCACCATCACCCACGCCTATCACTTCGACCTGGGCATCGGGCAACTGCCCCTTCTCAGCAGCGGGAGCGACGCCAGCGACGCCTTCTGGATGCCGCTGAGTGACGTCCTCGCCCGCCCCGAACTGTTCTTCGAAGACCACCACGCCATCATCGAACACTTCGTCATGCGCGGGTAA
- a CDS encoding carbohydrate ABC transporter permease yields MTTTAPVHTAPAAAPRRPLSPGRVIMYVVLVLAALFFLVPVYLLFTTALKSPDAINLATTWHWPAQLNWASFSEAWGKIGGNVMNSLFLAVTATLLSAMLGSLNGYALSKWRFRGANTMFALMLFGMFIPYQAVLIPLFQFIKSLGLYGSIWGLILAHVVYGIPITTLIFRNFYADVPDALIEAATIDGAGFWQIYGRVIFPISIPGFVVVIIWQFTQVWNEFLFAATLTNTSSQPVTYALSQLAGGQAVSWNLPMAGAILAALPTLLVYILLGRYFVRGLLAGSVKG; encoded by the coding sequence GTGACCACCACCGCTCCCGTTCACACGGCTCCGGCCGCCGCGCCCCGCCGGCCCCTGAGTCCCGGCCGCGTGATCATGTACGTCGTGCTGGTCCTGGCCGCCCTGTTCTTCCTGGTGCCGGTGTACCTGCTGTTCACCACCGCGCTGAAAAGCCCGGATGCCATCAACCTCGCCACCACCTGGCACTGGCCTGCCCAGCTGAACTGGGCGAGCTTCAGCGAAGCGTGGGGCAAGATCGGCGGGAACGTCATGAACAGCCTGTTCCTGGCCGTGACCGCCACCCTGCTGAGCGCCATGCTGGGCAGCCTGAACGGGTACGCCCTGAGCAAGTGGAGATTCCGTGGGGCCAACACCATGTTCGCCCTGATGCTCTTCGGCATGTTCATTCCCTACCAGGCGGTGCTGATCCCGCTGTTCCAGTTCATCAAGTCCCTTGGCCTGTACGGCAGCATCTGGGGACTGATCCTGGCGCACGTGGTGTACGGCATTCCGATCACCACCCTGATTTTCCGGAACTTCTACGCCGACGTGCCCGACGCGCTCATTGAGGCCGCCACCATCGACGGCGCTGGCTTCTGGCAGATCTACGGCCGGGTCATCTTCCCGATCAGCATTCCCGGCTTCGTGGTGGTGATCATCTGGCAGTTCACGCAGGTGTGGAACGAATTCCTGTTCGCTGCCACGCTCACGAACACCAGCTCCCAGCCGGTCACGTACGCCCTGTCGCAGCTGGCCGGGGGGCAGGCCGTGAGCTGGAACCTGCCGATGGCCGGCGCGATCCTCGCGGCGCTGCCCACCCTGCTGGTGTACATCCTGCTGGGCCGTTACTTCGTGCGCGGTCTGCTGGCCGGGTCCGTCAAGGGCTGA